A window of the Caldicellulosiruptoraceae bacterium PP1 genome harbors these coding sequences:
- a CDS encoding CTP synthase has protein sequence MPKDSKVKYIFVTGGVVSGLGKGITAASIGRLLKARGLKVTMQKFDPYINVDPGTMSPYQHGEVFVTDDGAETDLDLGHYERFIDENLTKNSNVTTGKIYWSVLQKERRGDFLGGTVQVIPHITNEIKERIYRLGKSNSTDVVITEIGGTVGDIESQPFLEAIRQVATDIGKENVLYVHVTLVPYLGKSGELKTKPTQHSVKELRSIGIQPDIIVCRTEKPLSDDLKSKIALFCNLKPEYVIQNLDAGSLYEVPLMLENEGLGEIVCEKLGFPCTKPDLAEWVSIVEKEKNLTECVKIALVGKYVELHDAYLSVAEALKHAGIFNSACVKILWINAEEVTNENASELLKDAHGILVPGGFGDRGIEGKIAAIKYARESKTPFFGICLGMQCAVIEFSRNVLGFTNANSTEFDESTPYPVIDIMPEQKDVYTKGGTMRLGIYPCKLEDNTNARRIYNEELIYERHRHRYEFNNEYKERFKQAGLIQSGISPDRRLVEIVEYKDHPWFIGVQFHPEFKSRPQRPHPLFADFIRASIENKKKRED, from the coding sequence ATGCCTAAGGATTCGAAGGTAAAATATATATTTGTTACAGGTGGTGTTGTATCAGGACTTGGAAAAGGTATCACAGCAGCATCTATTGGAAGATTATTAAAAGCAAGGGGTCTAAAAGTTACTATGCAAAAGTTTGACCCCTATATTAATGTTGATCCGGGAACAATGAGCCCATATCAGCATGGTGAGGTTTTTGTAACAGATGATGGAGCTGAAACCGACCTTGATTTAGGACACTATGAAAGGTTTATAGATGAGAACTTAACAAAGAATAGCAATGTTACAACGGGAAAGATTTATTGGTCGGTTTTACAAAAAGAGCGTAGAGGAGATTTTTTAGGGGGGACTGTTCAGGTTATACCTCATATTACAAATGAGATTAAAGAAAGAATATATAGACTTGGCAAGAGTAATTCAACCGATGTTGTTATAACCGAAATTGGCGGAACTGTTGGTGATATTGAAAGCCAGCCGTTTTTAGAAGCAATAAGACAGGTTGCGACTGATATTGGTAAAGAAAATGTTTTGTATGTCCATGTAACATTGGTTCCTTATCTTGGTAAATCAGGAGAGCTTAAAACAAAGCCAACTCAACATTCAGTAAAAGAGCTAAGAAGTATAGGTATTCAGCCTGATATAATAGTTTGTAGAACTGAAAAACCACTTTCAGATGATTTAAAGTCAAAAATAGCCTTGTTTTGCAATCTAAAACCTGAGTATGTAATTCAAAATCTTGATGCTGGGAGCCTTTATGAAGTTCCATTGATGCTTGAAAATGAAGGACTTGGGGAAATTGTATGTGAAAAACTGGGCTTCCCATGTACAAAGCCAGATTTAGCAGAGTGGGTTTCAATTGTAGAAAAAGAAAAGAATCTAACCGAATGTGTTAAGATAGCATTGGTTGGTAAATATGTAGAGCTTCATGACGCTTATCTCTCTGTTGCCGAAGCATTGAAACATGCAGGAATTTTTAATAGTGCATGTGTTAAAATTCTCTGGATAAATGCAGAGGAAGTTACAAACGAAAATGCAAGTGAATTATTAAAAGATGCTCATGGCATATTAGTTCCCGGTGGATTTGGAGATAGAGGTATTGAGGGCAAGATTGCTGCAATAAAGTATGCGAGAGAAAGCAAGACTCCATTTTTTGGTATATGCCTTGGTATGCAGTGTGCTGTAATCGAATTTTCAAGAAATGTTTTAGGATTTACAAATGCTAACTCAACTGAGTTTGATGAATCAACACCATATCCTGTTATTGACATAATGCCAGAGCAAAAGGATGTTTACACAAAAGGTGGAACAATGAGGCTTGGTATTTATCCTTGTAAACTTGAGGATAATACAAATGCCAGAAGGATATATAATGAGGAACTTATCTATGAAAGACATAGACATAGATATGAGTTTAATAATGAATATAAAGAAAGATTTAAACAGGCAGGGTTAATACAATCTGGTATCTCTCCAGACAGAAGGCTTGTTGAGATTGTAGAATACAAAGACCATCCATGGTTTATTGGGGTGCAATTTCATCCTGAGTTTAAATCAAGACCACAAAGGCCACACCCGCTTTTTGCAGATTTTATAAGGGCTTCGATAGAAAATAAGAAAAAAAGAGAGGACTAA